The Hypanus sabinus isolate sHypSab1 chromosome 5, sHypSab1.hap1, whole genome shotgun sequence genome has a segment encoding these proteins:
- the LOC132394747 gene encoding major intrinsically disordered NOTCH2-binding receptor 1-like, protein MDLSVLPNNNHPDKFLQLDVKALSTRPGFGPVGFMGLSGAVLHGQQWHNQVYSQSKNQKFVGTVGLQWNDDSPVLIDEVLSQHITPLTLKSTIKMNPLYKDCRLVEGWEQNKAQPSWTIQDYDRQSMQTNLAMHLRKDPNDLKFWLDDIYTPGYDSLLRKKESELERAKCCKLVTVIVLAACILITVITVLLVVLEQENYISWRQSCNRMDLV, encoded by the exons ATGGACTTGTCTGTCTTGCCAAATAACAATCATCCTGATAAATTTCTGCAGTTAGATGTAAAGGCATTAAGCACAAGACCTGGGTTTGGCCCGGTTGGTTTCATGGGTCTCTCTGGGGCAGTGCTACACGGTCAGCAGTGGCACAACCAAGTCTATTCACAG AGTAAGAACCAGAAGTTTGTAGGAACGGTTGGCTTGCAGTGGAATGATGACTCCCCGGTTCTCATCGATGAAGTCCTGAGCCAACATATCACTCCACTGACTTTGAAGTCAACAATTAAGATGAATCCTCTGTACAAAGACTGTAGGCTAGTTGAAGGCTGGGAACAGAACAAGGCTCAACCCTCCTGGACAATTCAGGACTACGACAGACAATCAATGCAAACAAACTTAGCAATGCATCTAAGAAAG GATCCCAATGACCTGAAGTTTTGGCTGGATGACATTTATACACCAGGATACGATTCTCTACTGAGAAAGAAAGAGTCTGAACTGGAAAGAGCCAAATGCTGTAAATTAGTAACTGTGATAGTTCTGGCGGCTTGCATTTTAATCACTGTAATTACTGTACTATTAGTTGTT TTGGAACAAGAAAACTATATAAGTTGGAGACAAAGCTGTAATAGAATGGATCTTGTGTAA